Proteins found in one Thalassomonas actiniarum genomic segment:
- a CDS encoding ArsJ-associated glyceraldehyde-3-phosphate dehydrogenase translates to MTIKVGINGFGRMGRLVLRAAWSWPEIEFVHINDPAGDAATLAHLLNFDSVHGKWQYAASGQEEQISIDDKQLTTSRNTSINDTDWSGCDIVIEASGKMKTKAKLQAYLEQGVKKVLVTAPVKEEGVLNLVMGVNDDLYDAKVHDIVTAASCTTNCLAPVVKVLQDNIGIKHGSMTTIHDITNTQTILDAPHKDLRRARACGQSLIPTTTGSATAITHIFPELKGKLNGHAIRVPLANASITDCVFELMRDVTEEEINALMADAAKGELEGILGYEERPLVSVDYKTDPRSAIVDALSTMVVNNSQLKMYLWYDNEWGYANRSAELMRKLALSL, encoded by the coding sequence ATGACAATAAAAGTTGGCATTAATGGTTTCGGCCGTATGGGACGGCTGGTATTAAGGGCGGCCTGGTCTTGGCCTGAAATTGAATTTGTGCATATCAATGATCCGGCAGGTGATGCCGCCACTTTGGCGCATTTGCTCAACTTTGATTCCGTGCACGGCAAGTGGCAATACGCCGCTTCGGGACAGGAAGAGCAGATCTCAATTGATGATAAGCAACTTACCACCAGCCGCAATACAAGTATTAATGATACCGACTGGTCCGGGTGCGATATTGTTATTGAAGCCTCCGGAAAAATGAAAACCAAGGCCAAGTTGCAGGCTTATCTTGAGCAGGGCGTGAAAAAGGTATTGGTGACGGCGCCGGTAAAAGAAGAAGGGGTGTTAAACCTGGTGATGGGCGTTAATGATGATTTATATGACGCTAAGGTCCATGACATAGTCACTGCCGCCTCCTGTACCACTAACTGCCTGGCTCCGGTGGTGAAAGTTTTGCAGGATAATATCGGCATTAAACATGGCAGCATGACCACGATTCATGATATTACCAATACCCAAACCATATTGGACGCCCCCCACAAAGATCTGCGCCGGGCCCGAGCCTGCGGCCAGAGTTTAATTCCTACCACCACAGGTTCGGCAACGGCCATTACCCATATTTTCCCCGAGCTTAAGGGTAAGTTAAACGGCCATGCTATCCGGGTGCCTTTGGCGAATGCCTCCATCACCGATTGTGTGTTTGAGTTGATGCGTGATGTCACCGAAGAGGAAATTAATGCCCTGATGGCGGACGCTGCCAAAGGCGAGCTTGAAGGTATTTTAGGTTATGAAGAAAGGCCCCTGGTAAGTGTCGATTATAAGACAGATCCGAGATCTGCTATTGTCGATGCCTTATCTACTATGGTGGTCAATAACAGCCAGCTGAAGATGTATCTCTGGTATGACAATGAATGGGGTTATGCAAACCGCAGTGCAGAATTAATGCGTAAGCTGGCGCTGTCGCTTTAA
- the arsJ gene encoding organoarsenical effux MFS transporter ArsJ gives MWSKISSLPPAVKQYLVITGNYWGFTLTDGALRMLVVLYFHQLGYAPLAIAMLFLFYEFFGVITNLVGGWLGARIGLNKTMNIGLVMQVFALLMLTVPVEYLSVFWVMLAQAISGIAKDLNKMSAKSGVKTLLPEDMSGKLFRWVALLTGSKNALKGLGFFLGGLLLALLGFRGALLLMALMLSLVAIFSIRVLTGEIGKAKSKPKFRQIFSKSAALNYLSAARLCLFAARDVWFVVALPVYLVSQLGWQHEYVGTFMAFWVIAYGLVQVYTPKITGSSKGKLPGAKLVSFWGLVLAAVTALLVVALYAQQTPQYTGVVLVTGLIVFGLVFAVNSSLHSYLILALSNQDEVSMDVGFYYMANAQGRLLGTVLSGYLFQAYGLVVCLVAASILALLAALFIRKVNPHKSKAG, from the coding sequence ATGTGGTCGAAAATTTCTAGCTTGCCACCGGCGGTAAAACAATACCTGGTGATCACGGGCAACTATTGGGGCTTTACCCTCACCGACGGTGCTTTGCGTATGCTGGTGGTGTTGTATTTCCACCAGCTCGGTTATGCGCCGCTGGCCATTGCCATGCTGTTTTTGTTTTATGAGTTTTTTGGTGTGATCACTAACCTGGTCGGCGGCTGGCTCGGGGCGCGGATTGGTTTGAATAAAACCATGAATATCGGCCTGGTGATGCAGGTTTTTGCCTTGCTGATGTTAACCGTACCGGTGGAGTATTTATCGGTTTTTTGGGTGATGCTGGCGCAGGCGATATCGGGTATCGCCAAAGATCTGAATAAAATGAGCGCGAAAAGCGGTGTTAAAACCCTGCTGCCCGAAGATATGTCCGGAAAATTGTTTCGCTGGGTGGCGCTGTTAACCGGCTCTAAAAATGCCTTAAAAGGCCTGGGCTTTTTTCTCGGCGGCTTGCTGCTGGCGCTGCTTGGTTTTCGCGGTGCCTTATTGCTGATGGCACTGATGTTATCCCTGGTGGCCATTTTCAGTATCCGGGTATTAACCGGGGAAATTGGTAAAGCCAAAAGTAAGCCTAAATTTCGCCAGATCTTTTCCAAGAGTGCGGCGCTTAATTACTTATCGGCCGCCAGGTTGTGCCTGTTTGCCGCCCGGGATGTCTGGTTTGTGGTGGCCTTGCCGGTTTATCTGGTGAGCCAGTTGGGGTGGCAGCATGAATATGTCGGCACTTTTATGGCGTTTTGGGTCATAGCCTATGGCCTGGTGCAGGTTTATACCCCGAAAATTACCGGCAGCAGCAAAGGCAAATTGCCGGGGGCAAAACTGGTTTCTTTCTGGGGCCTGGTATTGGCCGCTGTTACGGCATTGCTGGTAGTTGCCTTATATGCTCAGCAAACCCCGCAATATACCGGTGTGGTGCTGGTAACAGGTTTGATTGTTTTCGGTCTGGTCTTTGCGGTTAACTCCTCCCTGCATAGCTATCTGATCCTGGCATTGTCGAACCAGGATGAAGTCTCTATGGATGTCGGTTTCTATTATATGGCCAATGCCCAGGGACGTTTGCTGGGCACTGTGCTGTCCGGTTATTTATTTCAGGCCTATGGCCTGGTGGTATGTTTAGTTGCCGCAAGTATTTTAGCCTTATTGGCGGCATTATTTATTCGCAAAGTTAACCCGCATAAAAGTAAAGCCGGGTAA
- a CDS encoding VOC family protein, with protein sequence MKAKHERTICHASIGTNDLSRAKAFYCPVLKTLDIELVSEYEHALAFGKGYPEFWVQIPFDKKAMTVGNGTHFGFMAKSKLQVDNFYQQALLSGAECNGKPGARPDYGEPYYGCFVIDPEGHKIEASFWDFELTRKSQDQK encoded by the coding sequence ATGAAAGCCAAGCATGAACGCACTATTTGCCATGCCTCGATAGGCACAAATGATCTAAGCCGGGCAAAAGCCTTCTATTGTCCGGTATTAAAAACTTTGGACATAGAGCTGGTGTCCGAGTATGAGCACGCGCTGGCCTTCGGCAAGGGCTATCCCGAATTCTGGGTGCAGATCCCTTTTGATAAAAAGGCGATGACGGTCGGCAACGGTACCCACTTTGGTTTTATGGCCAAGAGTAAATTGCAGGTTGATAACTTTTATCAGCAGGCGCTTTTATCCGGCGCCGAGTGTAACGGCAAACCCGGGGCCCGACCCGATTACGGCGAGCCTTATTACGGCTGTTTTGTTATCGACCCCGAGGGCCATAAAATCGAAGCCAGTTTTTGGGATTTTGAACTGACACGAAAAAGTCAAGATCAGAAATAA
- a CDS encoding tetratricopeptide repeat-containing diguanylate cyclase, which produces MLISCDVAAFQSALSLNFSLVVEQVETLEKDTPAQALERLNSVEDQLSKLSLNERVKFYTLQSSLYANLAEFQLSLNAATKGLKLSSQLSSPSIHIAELSYSKGFATESLGNLELALQDYKNGLEVARSLDDKNMIAEGLSNLGAIYYLTERYDLSIVVLNDALMIANKLGNEELQGGINSELGNLYSTIGQNDKSMQFLQRSYQHYKNSSLTFSAVWVLSNIATSHYNNEEYASAIRIYNKVIAEAGDVVNNPFFYGVYTGLALSYIYKEEKEPEVAYRYFKMAEQYVDYNGNKDMPVTYLLDKAIIFKNLQRYDEALESIFSAEKLMSEQEQPRDNNYYLMIRLKADIYYVLGQYEKAYRFKSESVDYRVEKLNAADIEAVEELRLRYESKQADLHKKILEQKRSLNNAELAEANKQAKAQQFYLMMSGVVALIFVWLLSTLVRGQKKLRRVTHLDDLTGLVNRHRLLKQGQRYFSRAKQQHAPLVALMIDIDNFKEINDQLGHQIGDEILKKIAMLGKKLLKRIDIFGRFSAEEFIIFLPESDKKQAMNIAVELKEKIERYQWQLSSEDNVSISIGFASFDEKQHLDLESLIKNAEKMLYRAKNQGGNCICG; this is translated from the coding sequence TTGTTAATATCTTGTGATGTTGCGGCTTTTCAGAGTGCGCTCAGCCTGAATTTTTCCCTGGTGGTGGAGCAGGTGGAAACCCTGGAAAAAGACACCCCTGCCCAGGCGCTGGAAAGGTTAAACAGCGTCGAAGATCAGCTTTCCAAGCTCAGCCTTAATGAAAGGGTGAAATTCTATACCTTACAGTCATCTCTTTATGCCAATTTGGCGGAATTTCAGCTGAGCCTGAATGCCGCCACTAAAGGTTTAAAGTTGTCCTCTCAGCTAAGCAGCCCGAGTATTCATATTGCCGAGTTATCCTACAGCAAAGGTTTTGCCACCGAGAGCCTGGGCAACCTGGAACTTGCCTTGCAGGACTATAAAAACGGCCTGGAAGTAGCGCGCTCCCTCGATGATAAAAATATGATCGCCGAAGGTTTGTCAAACCTGGGGGCCATCTATTATTTAACCGAACGTTATGATCTTTCCATTGTGGTGTTAAACGATGCCCTGATGATAGCCAATAAGCTTGGCAATGAAGAATTGCAGGGCGGGATTAATTCCGAGCTGGGCAATTTGTATTCCACTATTGGCCAGAATGATAAATCCATGCAGTTTTTACAGCGTTCCTACCAGCATTATAAGAACTCATCGCTGACCTTTTCTGCGGTCTGGGTGTTATCCAATATCGCCACCTCCCATTACAATAATGAAGAATATGCCAGCGCCATTCGTATCTACAACAAGGTGATTGCCGAAGCCGGTGATGTTGTTAATAACCCGTTTTTTTATGGTGTTTATACCGGCTTAGCCTTGTCATACATCTATAAGGAAGAGAAAGAGCCGGAAGTGGCCTACCGCTACTTTAAGATGGCAGAGCAATATGTCGACTATAACGGCAATAAAGATATGCCGGTGACTTACCTGCTCGATAAGGCGATTATTTTTAAAAACCTGCAACGTTATGACGAAGCGCTGGAATCGATTTTTTCGGCTGAGAAACTGATGTCGGAACAGGAGCAGCCCAGGGACAATAACTATTATCTGATGATCCGGTTAAAGGCGGATATTTATTATGTGCTCGGGCAATATGAAAAAGCCTATCGCTTTAAATCCGAATCGGTTGACTACCGGGTTGAAAAGCTTAATGCCGCCGATATTGAAGCGGTTGAAGAATTACGTTTGCGTTATGAAAGCAAACAGGCGGATCTGCATAAAAAAATTCTTGAGCAAAAACGTTCCCTGAATAATGCCGAGTTAGCCGAAGCCAATAAGCAGGCAAAAGCACAGCAGTTTTATTTGATGATGAGTGGCGTGGTTGCATTGATTTTTGTCTGGCTGTTATCAACTTTAGTGCGCGGACAGAAAAAGCTGCGCCGGGTGACCCATCTCGATGACCTGACCGGCTTGGTGAACCGTCACCGACTATTGAAGCAGGGACAGCGTTATTTTTCCCGGGCAAAACAGCAGCATGCTCCCCTGGTTGCCCTGATGATAGACATAGACAATTTTAAAGAAATCAATGATCAGCTGGGACACCAGATCGGCGATGAAATCTTAAAGAAAATCGCCATGCTGGGGAAAAAATTACTGAAACGCATCGATATTTTTGGCCGCTTTAGCGCAGAAGAATTTATTATTTTCTTACCCGAAAGCGATAAAAAGCAAGCCATGAATATTGCGGTGGAATTAAAAGAAAAAATTGAACGTTACCAGTGGCAACTCTCTTCCGAGGATAATGTTTCTATCAGCATAGGTTTTGCCAGCTTTGATGAAAAGCAGCATTTGGATCTGGAGTCGCTGATCAAGAATGCGGAGAAAATGCTTTACCGGGCAAAAAACCAGGGGGGTAACTGTATATGTGGTTGA
- a CDS encoding GGDEF domain-containing protein, translating into MWLIPGKPPRSFFCLVALFIGCFIPVLAQEKIKGAEQSRKVSSIVKDKQNTSVNAKILALFELAQTSPQALEAQLEKLNDNLALYNSAESYLLLLVKAKLLLASGKIDSAFSVLESAKKLTTDLPEHVLNQPKFLQYHLLMADSYAVKKQFDLAFAEKKEYLKRYEAYSDKKNADTVSMLNKKYETDRKLKENELINNQNILKQFQIRDAENQKNAQQKNFILLIVTTLVFFVLSLRQFKVRRVLQKMAQTDSLTKLLNRKALFAQGQLQTSKAVEEQSEFSAIVLDIDFFKRINDDYSHDIADKVLQQVAKLGNETMRSRDIFARIGGEEFAAILPEANLDEAKAIAERLREKIFEYNFSHLGIECPVSASFGVASLHQVIPQFELLLHAADKAMSVAKKKGCNQVVSFSPHQQM; encoded by the coding sequence ATGTGGTTGATCCCTGGAAAACCACCCCGCTCGTTTTTCTGTCTTGTGGCGCTTTTTATCGGCTGTTTTATCCCTGTGCTTGCCCAGGAAAAGATCAAGGGAGCCGAGCAGAGCCGAAAAGTCTCTTCAATTGTCAAAGATAAGCAAAATACCAGCGTTAATGCGAAAATTCTCGCCTTGTTCGAACTGGCGCAAACATCCCCGCAAGCGCTAGAGGCGCAGCTGGAAAAGCTTAATGACAACCTTGCTTTATATAACAGCGCCGAAAGTTATCTGCTGTTACTGGTTAAAGCCAAGCTATTGCTTGCAAGCGGCAAAATAGATTCGGCGTTTTCTGTGCTGGAATCGGCAAAAAAACTGACCACAGATTTGCCCGAGCATGTGTTAAACCAGCCGAAATTTTTACAGTATCATTTATTGATGGCGGATAGCTATGCCGTTAAAAAACAGTTTGATTTGGCTTTTGCGGAAAAGAAAGAATACCTCAAGCGTTATGAGGCTTATTCGGATAAAAAAAATGCCGATACCGTCAGCATGCTGAATAAAAAGTATGAAACTGACCGTAAGCTTAAAGAAAATGAATTAATCAATAACCAAAATATTTTAAAGCAGTTTCAGATCCGCGATGCGGAAAACCAGAAAAATGCCCAGCAGAAGAACTTCATTTTGCTGATTGTGACCACTTTGGTGTTTTTTGTTTTATCTTTGCGGCAGTTCAAAGTGCGGCGGGTACTGCAGAAAATGGCGCAAACCGACAGTTTAACCAAGCTGCTTAACCGTAAGGCGTTATTTGCCCAGGGGCAGTTGCAGACCTCAAAAGCGGTGGAAGAGCAAAGCGAGTTTAGCGCCATAGTGCTTGATATTGACTTTTTCAAAAGAATCAATGACGACTACAGCCATGATATTGCCGATAAAGTGCTGCAGCAGGTAGCTAAACTGGGCAATGAAACCATGCGTTCAAGAGATATCTTTGCCCGCATCGGCGGTGAGGAATTTGCCGCTATTTTACCGGAAGCCAACCTCGATGAAGCCAAGGCGATAGCCGAGCGCCTGCGAGAGAAAATTTTTGAGTATAACTTCAGTCATTTGGGAATCGAATGCCCGGTCAGTGCCAGCTTCGGCGTTGCCAGTTTGCACCAGGTGATCCCCCAGTTTGAACTCTTGTTGCATGCTGCCGACAAGGCCATGTCGGTGGCAAAGAAAAAAGGCTGCAACCAGGTGGTGAGCTTTTCTCCGCATCAGCAAATGTAA
- the parC gene encoding DNA topoisomerase IV subunit A: MSDALEYSLEGVEQVPLRRFTEEAYLNYSMYVIMDRALPHIGDGLKPVQRRIVYAMSELGLSAVAKYKKSARTVGDVLGKFHPHGDSACYEAMVLMAQPFSYRYPLVDGQGNWGAPDDPKSFAAMRYTEARLSRFSELLLSELGQGTVDWIPNFDGTMKEPKTLPARLPHILLNGITGIAVGMATDIPPHNVREVANACVHLIEQPKAEVADLLEHIQGPDYPTDAEIITPKAEIEKIYQTGRGSIKMRAVYEIEQGDIVITALPHQASGGKVLEQIAAQMQAKKLPMVVDLRDESDHENPTRLVIVPRSNRVDTEQLMQHLFATTDLEKNYRANLNMIGLDNRPAVKNLRDILAEWLEFRRETIRRRLQYRLDKVLARLHILEGLLIAYLNIDEVIEIIRNYDEPKAELIARFGLSERQAESILEIKLRQLAKLEEIKIRAEQDELNKERDYLEKVLNSKARMNTLMKKELMEAAEKYGDERRSQIIVRGEAKALSEKDLVPSEPVTVVISDKGWARCAKGHDIDPKALNYKAGDEYLCSARGRSNSPVVVIDSSGRAYATDAHTLPTARSQGEPLTGRFNLAAGETFTQAVMAEDEHQFLLSSDAGYGFIGSFADMVSRNKNGKALLSLPAGAKVMPPRAITRIDSQLCLSVTNEGRMLVFPLKDLPVLSKGKGNKIINIPSARVKSRDEYVTLIHVITPESSVTLHAGKRKLTLKPGDIEHYRGERGRRGNKLPRGLQRVDRVEVEMLEPLEEEQESQE; encoded by the coding sequence ATGTCTGATGCACTCGAATATAGCCTTGAAGGCGTAGAGCAAGTCCCTTTACGGCGTTTTACCGAAGAAGCTTATCTCAATTATTCCATGTATGTCATCATGGACCGGGCCTTACCCCATATCGGTGACGGTCTGAAACCGGTGCAAAGGCGTATTGTTTATGCCATGTCTGAGCTTGGACTATCGGCGGTTGCCAAATATAAAAAATCTGCCCGTACCGTCGGGGATGTTTTGGGTAAATTCCACCCCCACGGCGACTCTGCCTGTTATGAAGCCATGGTGTTGATGGCGCAGCCGTTTTCCTACCGCTATCCCCTGGTTGACGGCCAGGGTAACTGGGGGGCACCGGATGATCCCAAATCCTTTGCCGCGATGCGCTATACCGAAGCAAGGTTATCCCGCTTCAGTGAGTTGCTGTTATCGGAATTAGGGCAGGGTACGGTAGACTGGATCCCTAACTTTGACGGCACCATGAAAGAGCCGAAAACCTTACCTGCCCGCTTACCCCATATTTTACTGAACGGTATTACCGGTATTGCCGTGGGCATGGCCACAGATATTCCTCCCCATAATGTCCGGGAGGTTGCCAATGCCTGTGTGCACTTAATTGAGCAACCTAAGGCTGAAGTGGCGGATTTGCTCGAGCATATCCAGGGGCCGGATTACCCTACCGATGCCGAGATCATTACCCCGAAAGCGGAAATTGAAAAAATCTATCAAACCGGCCGCGGCAGCATCAAGATGCGCGCTGTCTATGAGATTGAGCAGGGAGACATAGTGATCACCGCACTGCCGCACCAGGCTTCCGGCGGTAAGGTGCTGGAGCAGATAGCGGCCCAGATGCAGGCGAAAAAACTGCCTATGGTGGTTGATTTGCGTGATGAGTCGGATCATGAAAACCCCACCCGTTTGGTGATAGTGCCGCGCTCGAACCGGGTGGATACCGAACAGCTGATGCAGCATTTATTTGCCACCACAGATCTGGAGAAAAACTACCGGGCAAACCTGAATATGATCGGCCTGGATAACCGTCCTGCGGTGAAAAATTTACGGGATATCCTGGCGGAGTGGCTGGAGTTTCGCCGTGAAACCATACGCCGCCGTCTGCAGTATCGCCTGGATAAGGTACTGGCGCGCTTGCATATTCTTGAAGGCTTGCTGATTGCCTACCTTAATATCGATGAAGTGATCGAAATCATACGTAATTATGATGAGCCCAAAGCCGAGTTGATTGCCCGTTTTGGCCTGTCTGAACGCCAGGCCGAATCTATCCTGGAAATTAAGTTACGTCAGCTGGCCAAGCTGGAAGAAATTAAGATCCGCGCCGAGCAGGACGAGCTGAATAAAGAGCGGGATTATCTGGAAAAAGTGCTGAACTCCAAGGCGCGCATGAATACCTTAATGAAAAAGGAATTGATGGAAGCGGCGGAAAAATACGGCGATGAACGCCGCTCGCAAATTATTGTCCGGGGTGAAGCCAAGGCATTATCGGAAAAAGATCTGGTGCCAAGCGAACCTGTGACCGTAGTGATTTCTGACAAGGGCTGGGCGCGTTGTGCCAAGGGACATGATATAGATCCTAAAGCGTTAAACTATAAAGCCGGTGACGAGTATTTATGCTCTGCCAGGGGGCGAAGTAACTCTCCGGTAGTGGTGATAGATTCCTCCGGCCGGGCTTATGCTACCGATGCCCATACCTTGCCTACCGCCAGGAGCCAGGGGGAGCCGCTGACCGGCCGCTTTAACCTGGCCGCCGGGGAAACCTTTACCCAGGCGGTAATGGCGGAAGATGAGCATCAGTTCCTGCTCAGCAGTGATGCCGGTTATGGCTTTATCGGCAGTTTTGCCGATATGGTCAGCCGTAATAAAAACGGTAAAGCCTTATTAAGCCTGCCTGCGGGGGCTAAAGTGATGCCGCCAAGGGCGATAACCAGGATTGACAGCCAGTTGTGTTTATCTGTTACCAACGAAGGGCGTATGCTGGTGTTTCCGTTGAAAGATTTGCCTGTACTCAGTAAAGGTAAGGGCAATAAGATCATTAATATTCCATCGGCCCGGGTTAAGTCCCGTGATGAATATGTCACGCTTATTCATGTGATCACTCCCGAGAGTTCCGTTACCCTGCATGCGGGTAAAAGAAAGCTGACTCTTAAACCCGGTGATATCGAACATTACCGTGGTGAGCGCGGACGACGCGGTAATAAGTTACCCCGCGGTTTGCAGCGTGTGGACAGGGTTGAGGTGGAAATGCTCGAACCCTTAGAGGAAGAGCAGGAAAGTCAGGAATAA
- a CDS encoding LacI family DNA-binding transcriptional regulator yields MKSKATSFDIAYRAGVSQSTVSRALRNSPLVNEETRLKVQAIARELNYKVDKNASNLRTQQSATIALLLFEDPTSDDSMINPFFLSMLGSITRACSDKGYDLLVSFQQMNNDWHADFEDTNKADGIILLGYGDFVDYEQKLQQLIEQNTRFVRWGAEAKGLPIVSVGCDNFHGGYQLTEHVLKNGRKQFAFLGGASSHSPEFLDRYLGHCKALTDNNLKVDQAYQFDAISTEESGYDAARKLLDSDLPFDAIFGASDLIAIGAMRALQEQKVNIPDDVAVVGFDDIPIASFTFPPLTTARQNTKLAGELLVEKLLKLINEEAVDTTLMPTSLIVRKSCGS; encoded by the coding sequence GTGAAATCAAAAGCGACCTCCTTTGACATTGCCTACAGGGCCGGTGTTTCCCAGTCCACGGTATCAAGAGCCCTAAGGAACAGTCCTTTAGTAAATGAAGAAACCCGGCTAAAAGTCCAGGCCATTGCCAGGGAATTAAATTACAAGGTAGATAAAAACGCCAGCAACCTGCGTACCCAGCAAAGCGCCACCATTGCCCTGCTGCTGTTTGAAGATCCCACCAGCGACGACTCCATGATCAACCCCTTTTTCCTGTCCATGTTAGGCAGCATTACCCGCGCCTGCTCGGATAAAGGCTATGACTTACTGGTTTCTTTCCAGCAAATGAATAATGACTGGCATGCCGACTTTGAAGATACCAATAAGGCCGACGGCATTATTTTGCTCGGCTATGGCGACTTTGTCGATTATGAACAAAAACTGCAGCAGTTAATCGAGCAAAATACCCGCTTTGTCCGCTGGGGCGCCGAAGCCAAAGGTTTGCCGATAGTATCGGTCGGTTGTGATAACTTTCACGGCGGCTACCAGCTCACCGAACATGTATTAAAAAACGGCCGCAAACAATTTGCCTTTTTAGGCGGCGCTTCCAGCCACTCCCCCGAATTTTTAGACCGCTATTTAGGACACTGTAAGGCATTAACGGATAATAACCTCAAGGTTGACCAGGCGTACCAGTTTGACGCCATCAGCACAGAAGAGTCCGGTTATGACGCCGCCAGAAAATTGCTAGACAGCGATTTACCCTTCGATGCTATTTTCGGAGCCAGCGATCTTATTGCCATAGGCGCAATGCGGGCCTTGCAGGAGCAAAAAGTTAATATCCCCGATGATGTTGCGGTGGTCGGTTTTGACGATATTCCCATTGCCAGCTTTACCTTTCCTCCCCTGACCACGGCAAGACAGAATACTAAGCTTGCCGGGGAGTTGCTGGTAGAAAAGCTGTTGAAACTGATTAACGAAGAAGCTGTCGACACCACCTTAATGCCAACAAGTTTAATCGTGAGAAAGTCTTGCGGCAGTTAG
- a CDS encoding ABC transporter substrate-binding protein — MPGLHPVMAAPEDKGALPVVIALNNWTSQRVLSHVIGSVIEKQGIDIRYQEVSVADQWGALSQNIIDLQLEVWQETMSEEFASFVNRGLILDLGPHQAQGREEWWYPDYVEKLCPGLPGWQALRDCFPLFSHQDSQGKGVLYAGPWDRYIGPRIRALKLNFIIKRFDNDHAIWRMLRGAMKQQRPIVIYNWTPNWTDSRLSGKFIDFPPFHRDCHTEESWGRNPGMLMDCGAPAAGWIKKVASRRLKQFYPCLYQALGGVNFTTEMISDASALVVVDKLSEHEAANRWRTLYARQWQTWFDLACFKEKQGL; from the coding sequence ATGCCCGGTTTACACCCGGTCATGGCTGCGCCTGAAGATAAAGGCGCCCTTCCTGTGGTGATCGCCCTTAACAACTGGACCAGTCAGCGGGTATTGTCACACGTGATTGGCTCCGTGATAGAAAAACAGGGAATCGATATCCGCTATCAGGAGGTTTCCGTTGCGGATCAGTGGGGAGCATTAAGCCAGAATATCATAGATTTGCAGCTGGAAGTTTGGCAGGAAACCATGTCAGAAGAGTTCGCATCCTTTGTTAACCGGGGTTTAATCCTGGACTTGGGGCCGCATCAGGCACAAGGTCGGGAAGAGTGGTGGTACCCGGATTATGTCGAAAAATTGTGTCCGGGTCTGCCGGGCTGGCAGGCATTGCGGGATTGTTTTCCCCTTTTTAGCCATCAGGACTCACAAGGTAAAGGGGTGCTGTATGCCGGTCCCTGGGACAGGTATATAGGTCCGAGAATTCGGGCGCTTAAGCTTAATTTTATCATCAAGAGATTTGATAATGACCATGCCATATGGCGCATGTTAAGAGGAGCGATGAAACAGCAACGTCCTATTGTTATATATAACTGGACACCGAATTGGACCGACAGTCGCCTAAGCGGTAAATTTATCGATTTCCCCCCCTTTCATCGTGACTGCCACACCGAGGAAAGCTGGGGCAGGAACCCTGGTATGTTGATGGATTGTGGTGCTCCGGCGGCTGGCTGGATTAAAAAAGTGGCTTCGAGGCGGTTAAAACAGTTTTATCCTTGCCTTTACCAGGCCTTAGGTGGGGTGAACTTTACGACTGAAATGATATCGGATGCTTCGGCCCTGGTTGTTGTTGATAAGTTGTCTGAACATGAGGCGGCCAACAGGTGGAGGACTTTATATGCCAGGCAATGGCAAACCTGGTTTGATTTAGCTTGCTTTAAGGAGAAACAGGGCTTGTAA
- a CDS encoding YebC/PmpR family DNA-binding transcriptional regulator, which translates to MGRAYQNRKLSMAKTAGQKTKVYSKFGKEIYVIAKNGGTDPDGNLALRSTIEKAKKAQVPAHVIEKAIEKAKGTGGEDYVPARYEGFGPGNCMVIIDCLTDNGNRTIKDVRQCFTKTHSKIGSSGTVSHMFDHQAVFSFKGDDDEAVLENLMMADIDVTDVELEDGIITVYAPHTEFFKIKTAFANDMPEFELDVEEITFVPQTYTEIAGDDVEMFEKFMNMLEDCEDVQEVYHNAEIAE; encoded by the coding sequence ATGGGCAGAGCTTACCAAAACCGTAAATTATCCATGGCCAAAACGGCAGGCCAGAAAACCAAAGTTTATTCAAAATTCGGAAAAGAGATTTATGTGATCGCCAAAAATGGCGGTACCGATCCCGATGGCAACTTAGCCCTGCGCAGCACCATTGAAAAAGCGAAAAAAGCTCAAGTGCCTGCCCACGTTATCGAAAAAGCCATTGAAAAAGCCAAAGGTACCGGCGGCGAAGATTATGTTCCGGCGCGCTACGAAGGTTTCGGCCCGGGTAACTGTATGGTGATCATCGATTGCTTAACCGACAACGGCAACCGTACCATTAAAGATGTACGCCAGTGTTTTACCAAAACCCATTCAAAAATCGGTTCATCGGGCACAGTTTCTCATATGTTTGACCACCAGGCGGTATTCTCTTTTAAAGGGGATGACGATGAGGCGGTATTAGAAAACCTGATGATGGCAGATATCGATGTCACCGACGTTGAATTAGAAGACGGCATTATTACCGTTTACGCGCCGCATACCGAGTTTTTCAAGATCAAGACCGCTTTCGCCAATGATATGCCGGAATTCGAACTTGACGTAGAAGAAATCACCTTTGTACCGCAAACCTATACAGAGATTGCCGGTGATGACGTTGAAATGTTCGAAAAATTCATGAATATGCTTGAAGACTGTGAAGACGTCCAGGAAGTTTATCACAATGCGGAAATTGCCGAATAA